A DNA window from Halichondria panicea chromosome 16, odHalPani1.1, whole genome shotgun sequence contains the following coding sequences:
- the LOC135350287 gene encoding uncharacterized protein LOC135350287 encodes MWPTGGGYYWPQAASNNPTPQQSNPSDWAAKAVQWAQQKTVHEQAYQQHMQVQQQQYLMAAQQQMAPAQQYAHSQRAPAQQYAHSYSQSLPPAQMSIPQQVPIQPAQPPVPAQATPPLFAPAQQPTLPKAANPSELGPGHIDFKPPMSKQSSYYSGSGGGSFERQPPGRHFSPRDTHENYRYPGPPRSEMRPRMPQHPSPRERGPPPRQRGFSQPRSQSPGGFVQNTYNDAPVHEDYQRTESNAETQWNEKDETVVKMRRADIDDSLYGEHPDNPPTFLQDESHPKPTSSSKTEKLKPAMNLSSGMSQRDKEDEHLYANTGMTKSSAPTVASPSINREGVGVIPGLGEPLSKASPILPVQEEEKAKAKSANAENMLASLGKLMTELQGLKGLTSSLQLLNALPQVKKDKSDQALSEEANKKAAALLANESDSDGESQTHYRIGNPTPAQTVHADKEPSQTGDAREFDGYNVTPQVYNTYSQQGDYPEHTDYRGRNEYSHDYNKSYDNRESGYSDPKRPEYYPPERNRLEDREVYQEKGNWSDSRDFDIRQRYQDQERPAGDRYPPIDGPPMREARFSPEPPPMRERYQANERRDDRYPTLPSTSPSISDQRYQGEEYRRPPPVADDYSYVGQGSSHTEEHYREPSRPLASQIESFDYGHGGAPAIVDYNHGKKSTGSESHFIGQRSTGFPLPPEPSFPGYPGVGGYSFSPGTMPFFPAVVDSAQAALIAAAYTAQAGEAKRKVLPTWLRDELEKMEAKRQKEMEKETEENKKQAGVGRATWRDEVDSDEDEASKEEERKGRSKRSYRQKSPSPKRSTEQKSPPIKRKKFKLMEDDEEKEIAKIMKIRRMLTEILLEVTDQEIDVVANEVLEEEKKPKLSFAFKNTATSQADSGENVLAGMSMYNSGSESDQEPEDKKKRKSDEKKHSGPVLDSLDVAKAFSGTVVNPTVPIPPPSKEHREWADKLLSDLTPRSRKDSSRKYGKSEEKRSHSDRRSSQGEYHKSSHKKSSRDKEKESSSKSKGTSHSRSKSSDTPTSSKRSASKGMSHSPPPPSGPSLATGFTVPKSIRGRSRSPGKGNPTKRKSRRSKSGSFSPPLRKVSYKKDRSRSRSPPPNTQRYQGKSVSAGFQSMQKSNWSEPRHQKKASQEGQNKSNWSEPRPPRPSLRIVSTRK; translated from the exons ATGTGGCCCACTGGTGGTGGCTACTACTGGCCTCAAGCTGCTTCCAACAATCCAACCCCTCAACAGAGCA ATCCTTCAGACTGGGCTGCCAAGGCTGTTCAATGGGCTCAGCAGAAGACTGTTCACGAGCAAGCCTATCAACAGCATATGCAGGTACAACAGCAGCAATATTTAATGGCTGCTCAACAACAGATGGCCCCTGCCCAACAGTACGCACATTCGCAGAGGGCCCCTGCCCAACAGTACGCACATTCGTACTCTCAATCCCTGCCACCTGCTCAGATGTCCATTCCACAGCAAGTGCCAATACAGCCTGCACAACCTCCAGTTCCTGCACAGGCCACACCACCATTGTTTGCTCCTGCTCAGCAACCTACTCTACCAAAAGCGGCTAATCCATCTGAATTAGGACCGGGACATATTGACTTCAAGCCACCTATGAGTAAACAATCTAGCTACTACAGTGGTTCAGGCGGGGGAAGTTTTGAACGCCAGCCTCCAGGAAGGCATTTTTCACCAAGAGACACACACGAAAACTATCGATATCCTGGTCCTCCGAGAAGCGAAATGAGACCAAGAATGCCTCAACATCCTAGTCCAAGGGAGAGGGGACCACCCCCTCGTCAGAGGGGCTTTAGCCAACCTCGGAGTCAATCTCCTGGAGGCTTTGTGCAAAACACTTACAACGACGCTCCTGTCCATGAAGACTACCAACGCACTGAGTCTAATGCAGAAACACAATGGAACGAAAAAGATGAAACTGTCGTTAAAATGCGTAGAGCTGATATTGATGACTCGTTGTATGGTGAGCATCCTGATAATCCTCCAACATTTCTCCAAGACGAATCTCACCCAAAACCTACAAGTTCAAGCAAAACTGAGAAGCTGAAACCAGCCATGAATTTGAGCTCTGGAATGAGCCAACGTGATAAAGAAGATGAACACTTATATGCCAACACAGGAATGACTAAATCAAGTGCACCCACAGTGGCTAGTCCTAGTATAAACAGAGAAGGTGTGGGAGTCATTCCTGGTTTAGGAGAGCCTCTCAGCAAAGCTTCTCCCATCCTCCCCGTGCAAGAAGAAGAAAAAGCAAAAGCAAAATCAGCCAATGCTGAGAATATGTTAGCGTCTCTAGGGAAGCTGATGACTGAGCTGCAGGGATTAAAGGGGCTTACCTCTAgcctacagctgctcaatgcaTTACCTCAAGTAAAAAAAGATAAAAGTGACCAGGCTCTGTCTGAAGAGGCCAACAAAAAAGCTGCTGCTCTGCTTGCCAATGAAAGCGATAGTGATGGAGAGTCACAG ACACACTACAGAATAGGCAACCCTACTCCGGCGCAGACAGTGCATGCAGATAAAGAGCCTTCTCAAACAGGAGACGCTAGAGAGTTTGATGGCTACAATGTGACACCTCAGGTCTACAACACCTACTCACAGCAAGGGGACTATCCAGAACATACTGATTACAGGGGTAGAAACGAGTATTCCCATGACTACAACAAGAGCTATGACAATAGAGAATCTGGCTATTCTGACCCCAAACGACCAGAATACTACCCGCCGGAAAGAAATCGCTTGGAGGACCGTGAAGTGTATCAGGAGAAAGGAAATTGGAGCGACTCGCGTGATTTTGATATTCGTCAGAGGTATCAGGACCAGGAGCGCCCTGCTGGTGACAGATATCCTCCCATCGATGGCCCACCTATGAGGGAGGCGAGATTCTCACCCGAGCCCCCTCCTATGAGAGAGAGGTACCAGGCAAATGAACGGAGGGATGATAGATACCCCACATTGCCCAGTACTAGTCCATCTATTTCGGATCAAAGGTATCAGGGGGAAGAGTACAGGAGACCTCCCCCTGTTGCGGATGATTACAGCTATGTAGGACAAGGATCATCCCACACAGAGG AACACTATCGTGAGCCTAGCCGTCCACTAGCATCTCAGATAGAAAGCTTTGACTATGGCCATGGGGGAGCCCCTGCTATCGTTGACTACAATCATGGGAAAAAAAGCACGGGTTCTGAGTCCCATTTCATTGGACAAAGATCAACAGGTTTTCCCCTCCCTCCTGAGCCCAGCTTTCCTGGCTACCCCGGCGTGGGTGGCTACAGCTTCTCTCCTGGCACCATGCCATTCTTTCCCGCTGTAGTAGATTCGGCCCAGGCTGCCCTTATTGCTGCAGCGTACACTGCACAAGCTG GGGAGGCTAAGCGTAAAGTTTTGCCTACCTGGCTAAGAGATGAACTGGAGAAGATGGAGGCCAAGAGACAGAAGGAGATGGAAAAAGAGACGGAGGAAAATAAGAAGCAAGCAGGAGTGGGACGTGCCACATGGAGGGATGAGGTTGATTCTGACGAAGATGAGGCAAGCAAAGAAGAAGAGAGGAAAGGAAGGAGCAAACGATCATACAGACAAAAATCTCCCTCCCCGAAGAGG AGCACTGAACAAAAGTCCCCACCAATCAAGCGCAAGAAATTCAAATTAATGGAGGATGACGAGGAGAAAGAAATTGCTAAG ATTATGAAGATACGTCGAATGTTGACTGAGATACTGCTAGAAGTTACTGACCAGGAAATAGACGTTGTTGCAAATGAAGTGTTGGAAGAAGAAAAAA AGCCTAAGTTGTCTTTTGCTTTCAAGAACACTGCAACTAGTCAGGCAGACTCCGGCGAGAATGTGTTGG CTGGAATGAGTATGTATAACTCAGGGAGTGAATCTGACCAAGAGCCCGAAGACAAGAAGAAACGCAAATCCGACGAGAAGAAACACAGTGGCCCTGTCTTAGATTCGCTAGATGTTGCTAAGGCGTTTTCAGGTACTGTTGTCAACCCGACGGTCCCTATTCCCCCTCCTTCCAAGGAGCACCGAGAATGGGCAGACAAGCTGCTCTCAGACCTAACCCCTCGCTCCCGTAAAGATAGCTCAAGGAAGTACGGCAAAAGTGAGGAGAAGCGCTCTCACTCTGACCGACGATCTTCTCAAGGGGAATACCACAAAAGTTCACACAAAAAAAGCAGTCGAGACAAGGAAAAAGAATCTTCTTCGAAAAGCAAGGGTACATCTCATAGCCGTTCCAAGTCTTCTGATACACCCACTAGTAGCAAAAGGTCAGCCTCTAAGGGCATGTCCCAttctcctcctcctccatCTGGACCAAGTTTAGCGACAGGCTTCACCGTACCTAAATCCATTAGGGGGAGGTCTCGATCCCCTGGCAAAGGAAACCCAACAAAAAGGAAAAGCCGTCGCTCAAAGTCAGGATCTTTCTCCCCTCCTCTACGCAAGGTCTCGTACAAAAAGGATCGAAGTCGCAGCAGGTCCCCTCCTCCTAATACTCAACG gtaTCAAGGAAAAAGTGTGTCAGCAGGATTTCAAAGCATGCAGAAATCAAATTGGAGTGAACCCAG GCACCAAAAGAAGGCCAGTCAAGAGGGTCAAAACAAATCAAATTGGAGTGAACCACG ACCCCCTCGACCGAGCCTCCGAATTGTCTCTACAAGAAAATAA
- the LOC135350319 gene encoding dehydrodolichyl diphosphate synthase complex subunit nus1-like isoform X2, translating into MGVTEGLLSFTLSTLHYSRMFKIYVGYALGWLWTSMLFVLKHKGTKLEAIQEDANTLNKIPLHIAILVNSREEQLNLDDLARLVVWALASGINTVSLYSPNDTLNEKLITLRQCIVRHHQVMFSPPVPLVEVTELPQLSASSCPGHTVLVLSPKDGRQRLTELARKLSTSVLKRQIRVTDVDCHLLTDKLVLSSNIPDPDLALVCGGTSSTLGFPPWQLRLTEIQTLQGHGKVTYQDFFQSLQRFAKCQQRYGK; encoded by the exons ATGGGTGTGACTGAAGGACTGTTGAGTTTTACACTGTCTACACTCCACTACTCCAGAATGTTCAAGATTTACGTTGGTTATGCTCTTGGTTGGTTATGGACTAGTATGCTATTTGTCTTAAAACACAAAGGAACAAAATTAGAGGCTATTCAGGAGGATGCAAATACTTTGAACAAGATTCCACTGCATATTGCCATTCTTGTCAACAGTAGAGAAGAACAATTGAACTTAGACGATCTAGCAAggcttgttgtatgggcattggCATCTGGTATCAATACAGTATCCCTCTACAGCCCCAATG ATACTCTCAATGAAAAACTTATAACTCTCCGCCAGTGTATTGTTCGGCATCATCAAGTGATGTTCAGCCCACCAGTGCCTCTGGTGGAAGTCACCGAGTTACCACAGCTTAGTGCCA GCTCATGTCCTGGTCACACAGTGCTGGTACTCTCTCCAAAAGACGGGCGACAGAGATTGactgagctagctagaaaaTTATCAACATCAGTCCTCAAACGACAGATCAGAGTAACAGATGTAGACTGTCATTTACTCACGGATAAATTAGTAT TGAGCAGCAACATACCTGATCCAGATCTGGCCTTGGTTTGTGGAGGCACCTCCAGCACCCTCGGATTCCCTCCATGGCAACTGAGACTTACTGAGATACA AACACTCCAGGGCCACGGGAAGGTGACATATCAAGATTTTTTCCAATCGTTACAAAGATTTGCTAAATGCCAACAGAGATACGGCAAATAG
- the LOC135350319 gene encoding dehydrodolichyl diphosphate synthase complex subunit nus1-like isoform X1: MGVTEGLLSFTLSTLHYSRMFKIYVGYALGWLWTSMLFVLKHKGTKLEAIQEDANTLNKIPLHIAILVNSREEQLNLDDLARLVVWALASGINTVSLYSPNDTLNEKLITLRQCIVRHHQVMFSPPVPLVEVTELPQLSASKHGSCPGHTVLVLSPKDGRQRLTELARKLSTSVLKRQIRVTDVDCHLLTDKLVLSSNIPDPDLALVCGGTSSTLGFPPWQLRLTEIQTLQGHGKVTYQDFFQSLQRFAKCQQRYGK; encoded by the exons ATGGGTGTGACTGAAGGACTGTTGAGTTTTACACTGTCTACACTCCACTACTCCAGAATGTTCAAGATTTACGTTGGTTATGCTCTTGGTTGGTTATGGACTAGTATGCTATTTGTCTTAAAACACAAAGGAACAAAATTAGAGGCTATTCAGGAGGATGCAAATACTTTGAACAAGATTCCACTGCATATTGCCATTCTTGTCAACAGTAGAGAAGAACAATTGAACTTAGACGATCTAGCAAggcttgttgtatgggcattggCATCTGGTATCAATACAGTATCCCTCTACAGCCCCAATG ATACTCTCAATGAAAAACTTATAACTCTCCGCCAGTGTATTGTTCGGCATCATCAAGTGATGTTCAGCCCACCAGTGCCTCTGGTGGAAGTCACCGAGTTACCACAGCTTAGTGCCAGTAAACATG GCTCATGTCCTGGTCACACAGTGCTGGTACTCTCTCCAAAAGACGGGCGACAGAGATTGactgagctagctagaaaaTTATCAACATCAGTCCTCAAACGACAGATCAGAGTAACAGATGTAGACTGTCATTTACTCACGGATAAATTAGTAT TGAGCAGCAACATACCTGATCCAGATCTGGCCTTGGTTTGTGGAGGCACCTCCAGCACCCTCGGATTCCCTCCATGGCAACTGAGACTTACTGAGATACA AACACTCCAGGGCCACGGGAAGGTGACATATCAAGATTTTTTCCAATCGTTACAAAGATTTGCTAAATGCCAACAGAGATACGGCAAATAG